The following are from one region of the Candidatus Zixiibacteriota bacterium genome:
- a CDS encoding GDP-mannose 4,6-dehydratase — protein sequence MGTKKKALITGIAGFAGSYLAGHLLDNGYDVYGILAPGEKKDNIRPFEERLHLERFDILKPTRLAKMIKATTPDYIFHLAAFSSVGRSFENERLSYNINFFGTLNVFEAAVSLKSSLKKLVFISSADIYGTFTPKGKTLTEKQPYNPLSPYGISKVAGELLARHYHRNKAIPIVIIRSFNHTGPGQTDTFVVPSFCRQIALIERGRVKSIMRVGDLSASRDLSDVRDIVAGYRLAAIKGKPGETYQLCSGNSVSIKSVLDKLLKLSTADIKVQIDKSRFRKSDIPILKGDCSKSKRQLGWKMHYSLDKTLNDTLLYWRNIIG from the coding sequence GTGGGCACGAAAAAAAAAGCGCTTATAACCGGTATTGCCGGCTTTGCCGGTTCATATCTCGCCGGACATCTTCTTGATAATGGCTATGATGTTTATGGAATTCTGGCTCCCGGCGAGAAAAAAGATAATATCCGGCCTTTTGAAGAAAGACTTCATCTGGAACGTTTCGATATTCTCAAACCAACCAGACTGGCCAAAATGATTAAGGCAACCACTCCGGACTATATCTTTCATCTGGCCGCCTTTTCATCGGTAGGCCGGTCTTTTGAAAATGAAAGATTATCCTATAATATCAATTTTTTCGGAACCCTGAACGTATTCGAAGCGGCTGTTTCCCTGAAATCGAGCCTGAAAAAACTCGTTTTTATCAGTTCGGCCGATATTTATGGGACATTCACTCCCAAAGGAAAAACCCTGACCGAAAAACAACCATATAACCCGCTGTCGCCCTATGGAATTTCCAAAGTCGCCGGAGAACTTCTGGCCCGTCACTATCACCGGAATAAAGCCATCCCGATAGTGATTATTCGGTCTTTCAACCACACCGGGCCGGGACAAACCGATACTTTTGTCGTCCCCTCGTTTTGCCGGCAGATTGCTCTGATCGAAAGGGGACGGGTTAAGTCGATTATGAGGGTCGGTGACCTGTCGGCCAGCCGCGATTTATCCGATGTCCGTGATATTGTCGCCGGATACAGGCTGGCCGCCATCAAAGGCAAACCGGGCGAAACATATCAGCTTTGTTCGGGGAACTCGGTCAGTATAAAAAGTGTTCTTGATAAGTTGCTGAAATTGTCGACTGCGGATATTAAGGTCCAAATAGATAAAAGCCGATTCAGAAAATCAGATATACCGATTTTGAAGGGGGATTGTTCTAAATCAAAAAGACAACTGGGCTGGAAGATGCATTACAGCCTCGATAAAACTCTTAACGATACTTTACTATACTGGAGAAATATAATCGGATAG
- the gmd gene encoding GDP-mannose 4,6-dehydratase, with amino-acid sequence MITMRALITGITGQDGSYLAELLLEKGYDVYGMVRRSSTEPFLRIEHLRDKITLLQGDLLDQLSLVRIIEEARPDEIYNLAAQSFVPTSWSQPLLTGEFDALGVTRLLEAIRLVAPQTRFYQASSSEMFGKVIEVPQNEKTPFYPRSPYGVAKVYGHWITVNYRESYNIHASSGILFNHESPRRGLEFVTRKITDGVARIKLGMAEKLALGNLDAERDWGFAGDYVKAMWLMLQQDKPDNFVIATGRTHSVKQFVETAFDFVDLDWHDYVVTDPRFVRPAEVEQLLGDPTLARKKLGWETRVDFEGLVKMMVEADLERLKSGKK; translated from the coding sequence ATAATAACTATGCGTGCACTCATAACCGGAATAACAGGGCAGGATGGCTCCTATCTGGCCGAATTACTTCTTGAAAAGGGATACGATGTCTATGGCATGGTTCGTCGGTCATCGACCGAACCGTTCTTGAGAATCGAGCATCTTCGCGACAAAATAACTCTTCTTCAGGGTGATCTGCTCGATCAATTGTCCCTGGTGCGGATTATCGAGGAAGCCAGACCGGATGAAATCTACAACCTGGCCGCTCAATCATTTGTCCCGACTTCCTGGTCCCAGCCTTTATTGACCGGTGAATTCGATGCTCTCGGAGTCACGCGTCTGCTTGAGGCCATCCGGCTGGTAGCCCCCCAGACGAGATTCTACCAGGCCTCATCTTCGGAGATGTTCGGAAAAGTAATTGAGGTGCCTCAGAATGAAAAGACTCCGTTCTATCCCCGGTCGCCGTATGGTGTGGCCAAGGTGTACGGTCACTGGATTACCGTCAATTACCGGGAAAGCTATAATATTCATGCCAGTTCCGGGATTCTCTTTAACCATGAATCGCCTCGCCGGGGATTGGAATTCGTGACGCGGAAAATTACCGATGGTGTCGCGCGGATAAAACTCGGTATGGCGGAAAAATTGGCGCTGGGGAATCTTGATGCCGAGCGTGACTGGGGCTTTGCCGGTGATTATGTCAAGGCCATGTGGCTTATGCTTCAGCAGGATAAACCGGATAATTTTGTTATTGCCACCGGTCGGACTCATTCAGTCAAACAGTTTGTCGAAACCGCTTTCGATTTTGTCGATCTCGATTGGCACGATTATGTTGTCACCGATCCGCGCTTCGTTCGCCCGGCCGAGGTGGAGCAACTCCTGGGTGATCCAACTCTGGCCCGTAAAAAACTCGGCTGGGAAACCAGGGTTGATTTTGAAGGATTGGTCAAAATGATGGTGGAGGCCGACCTCGAACGGCTCAAGTCCGGGAAAAAATAG
- the tsaD gene encoding tRNA (adenosine(37)-N6)-threonylcarbamoyltransferase complex transferase subunit TsaD has protein sequence MITLGIETSCDETSVAVVRDADTVLSNVILSQMIHSGFGGVVPELASREHLKAITPVYTEALAKAGIEPGQFDLVAATYGPGLVGALLVGLNFGKGLAYGFNKPFVAVNHLEGHIAANFLYHRDLPKRHITLIVSGGHTSLVLVDGFGKYRLLGQTKDDAVGEAYDKVAKLLGLGYPGGAEIDRFGHIGNRKYFKFPRGVIREDSYDFSYSGLKTAVALHVRDMSPDELEQKRADIAASFQEAAVEVLVVKTVRAAREYGIKAVTLSGGVASNSRLKELMAARLEKIKARFFCPPPDLCTDNAAMIAAAGNLRYLLGGASDLTANAVPYLKLVP, from the coding sequence ATGATTACCCTGGGAATCGAGACCTCATGTGACGAAACCTCCGTGGCTGTCGTCCGGGATGCCGACACGGTTTTATCCAATGTTATTTTAAGCCAAATGATTCACAGCGGTTTTGGCGGAGTAGTTCCGGAACTGGCCAGCCGGGAACACCTTAAAGCTATCACCCCGGTTTACACCGAAGCGCTTGCCAAAGCCGGAATCGAACCGGGCCAATTTGACCTGGTCGCGGCCACCTATGGCCCCGGATTGGTCGGCGCCCTTCTGGTGGGACTTAATTTCGGCAAAGGACTGGCCTATGGTTTCAATAAACCCTTTGTGGCCGTCAATCATCTGGAAGGCCATATTGCGGCCAATTTTCTCTATCACCGCGATCTCCCTAAACGGCATATAACCCTGATCGTCTCCGGCGGGCATACCTCACTGGTTTTGGTGGATGGATTCGGAAAATACCGACTGCTGGGCCAGACCAAGGATGATGCGGTAGGCGAAGCCTATGATAAAGTCGCTAAACTGCTGGGTCTGGGATATCCCGGGGGAGCCGAAATAGATCGCTTTGGCCATATCGGAAACCGGAAATATTTCAAATTTCCTCGGGGCGTCATCCGGGAAGACAGCTATGATTTTTCCTACTCGGGCCTGAAAACGGCCGTGGCTCTCCATGTCAGGGACATGAGCCCGGATGAACTGGAACAAAAAAGAGCCGATATTGCCGCCTCGTTCCAGGAGGCGGCCGTGGAAGTGCTGGTGGTTAAAACCGTTCGGGCGGCCCGCGAATATGGTATTAAGGCGGTCACTCTCTCGGGAGGAGTGGCTTCCAACAGCCGCCTCAAGGAACTGATGGCGGCCCGGCTGGAAAAAATCAAAGCCCGCTTCTTCTGCCCGCCACCGGATTTATGTACTGATAATGCCGCCATGATTGCCGCCGCAGGCAATTTGCGCTACCTTCTCGGCGGAGCCTCGGATCTGACCGCCAACGCTGTGCCTTATCTGAAACTGGTGCCATAG
- a CDS encoding VCBS repeat-containing protein, with product MTFKIGKLESTLILKVLLVCLLPGSIVLGADQDFFDIYTLEIEGEIQNYLTGDFNADNLMDIALIYSPLNDPGTRYIGLFLQKRPAGFNTNADYLTAMAPGVAQLDVADMDNDGRDEIFLMNGDGVSVVSFSVESGFSGPVKIIRQNTVYSVPIFHDIIADRFIFELNSAPGLEFILPGPRGYVIYERGDNGEYQVLTQLSVPLCGTTPVRTIKEFTSHRNSDWNIQLAEINVFDGNLDNHPDLYFLWDRKVCVFFQDATGNFSQTPDVERIFCSDADRGYIQSRIIDYNRDGRLDIAVAYVGGGITNTESRIRFYVADQKGIIETNYRKEITLSDSHCNFLIGDFNGDGVSEMALAAIELGALAATKMFLMKNADLHLLVFPFDSGLPRDEPDRRMKYEFRFNFDDPQPIVEVSLDWSDDYNGDNLHDLVFSDGNGNLKFYWGREKEYLSKKPDLEISLDHPLEIHPIHLNKGTMSDIIVEHNLSGRLDRLTVLKNRNNIN from the coding sequence ATGACGTTTAAGATCGGAAAACTTGAATCCACCTTGATTCTGAAAGTCTTACTGGTATGCCTGTTGCCAGGCAGTATCGTTTTGGGCGCGGATCAGGATTTTTTCGACATTTATACTCTTGAAATTGAGGGCGAAATACAAAATTATCTGACCGGGGATTTTAATGCCGATAATCTGATGGATATCGCCCTGATCTATTCACCTCTCAATGATCCCGGAACCCGATATATTGGGCTTTTTCTGCAAAAGAGACCGGCCGGATTTAATACCAATGCCGACTATTTGACCGCCATGGCTCCCGGGGTGGCCCAGCTGGATGTGGCCGATATGGATAATGATGGCCGGGATGAAATATTCCTTATGAATGGTGATGGCGTTTCAGTGGTCAGCTTTTCGGTCGAGAGTGGATTTTCCGGCCCCGTCAAAATTATCCGGCAAAACACCGTCTATTCAGTGCCAATTTTCCATGATATTATTGCCGACAGATTTATATTTGAACTTAACAGCGCTCCCGGATTGGAATTCATTCTGCCCGGTCCGCGGGGATATGTTATTTATGAACGGGGCGACAATGGTGAATATCAGGTTCTTACTCAGCTCTCCGTGCCGCTCTGCGGCACCACTCCCGTACGAACCATAAAAGAATTTACCAGTCACAGAAATTCCGACTGGAATATACAACTGGCCGAAATAAATGTTTTCGACGGGAATCTTGATAATCACCCGGACCTTTATTTCCTCTGGGATAGAAAGGTTTGCGTCTTTTTCCAGGATGCAACCGGCAATTTCAGCCAGACACCCGATGTCGAAAGGATTTTCTGTTCCGATGCCGACCGGGGCTATATTCAAAGCCGGATTATTGACTACAACCGCGATGGACGGCTGGATATTGCGGTTGCTTATGTCGGCGGAGGAATCACCAACACGGAATCCAGAATCCGTTTCTATGTGGCCGATCAGAAAGGTATTATCGAGACCAATTATCGCAAGGAAATTACTCTTTCGGATTCGCATTGTAATTTCCTTATCGGTGATTTTAACGGCGACGGGGTTTCCGAAATGGCCCTGGCGGCTATTGAACTCGGGGCGCTGGCGGCAACCAAGATGTTCCTGATGAAAAACGCGGACCTCCATCTGCTGGTTTTTCCTTTCGATTCCGGCCTTCCCCGGGATGAACCGGATCGAAGAATGAAATATGAATTCCGGTTCAATTTCGATGATCCCCAGCCTATTGTCGAGGTTTCATTGGATTGGTCGGATGATTACAATGGCGACAATTTGCATGATCTGGTCTTTTCCGATGGCAATGGGAACCTGAAATTCTACTGGGGCAGGGAAAAGGAATACCTTTCCAAAAAGCCGGATCTCGAAATATCACTGGATCATCCGCTGGAAATACATCCGATACATTTGAATAAAGGAACCATGTCCGATATCATCGTGGAACACAACCTCAGCGGTCGGCTGGATCGCCTGACAGTGCTGAAAAACAGAAATAATATAAATTAG
- a CDS encoding amidohydrolase, whose product MTESFSRRKLRITMEITVKHITGMAEALLPYQIEFRRHLHRRPELSNEEFATTTLIKKELARHKIKIRPLHMKTGAVGLINPGRKPAVALRTDIDALPISERTHLPFRSEIEGRMHACGHDIHMAVVLGTAVILNRLREQIPGCVEILFQPAEEAPPGGAERLIREGVLDKPKVEIIFGLHVDPTLTTGRISLRDGPTMAAVIDFDLTIIGEGGHAAVPHRAVDAIAVTAEVIDSVQKIISREVNPMKSAVITFGKIKGGTTRNVIADRVQLSGTIRTLDPANTRHVPRLLKRTVSGICRARGARFQLDFLTGYPVLANHALVNHILEKTYIKLRGKKYIELTPPTMGGEDFSFYLEKVPGAMFRLGIKNKKIGADKPWHSPEFVADEKSIFHGTALLALAVLEYFKGT is encoded by the coding sequence TTGACAGAATCTTTTTCCCGTCGTAAACTTCGTATAACCATGGAAATCACCGTCAAACATATAACGGGTATGGCCGAGGCCCTGCTTCCCTACCAGATTGAATTCCGTCGGCATCTGCATCGCCGCCCGGAATTATCCAACGAGGAATTTGCCACTACAACACTGATTAAAAAAGAGTTGGCCCGCCATAAAATCAAAATCCGGCCGTTACACATGAAAACCGGGGCTGTTGGTTTAATCAATCCCGGCCGGAAACCAGCGGTGGCGCTTCGAACCGATATTGACGCCCTGCCGATCTCGGAACGCACCCATTTGCCGTTTCGTTCTGAAATCGAAGGCCGTATGCATGCCTGCGGTCACGATATTCATATGGCCGTGGTTCTCGGGACAGCGGTCATACTTAATCGCCTCAGGGAACAGATACCGGGATGTGTCGAAATTTTGTTTCAACCGGCCGAGGAAGCTCCTCCCGGAGGAGCCGAACGCCTTATCAGAGAAGGGGTTCTGGATAAACCGAAAGTGGAGATAATATTCGGACTCCATGTTGATCCGACTTTGACCACCGGCCGGATAAGTCTGCGCGATGGCCCGACAATGGCGGCCGTAATCGATTTCGATCTGACCATTATCGGCGAAGGGGGCCACGCCGCCGTGCCCCATCGGGCGGTTGATGCCATTGCCGTGACTGCCGAGGTCATCGATTCGGTTCAGAAAATTATTTCCCGGGAAGTCAACCCTATGAAATCGGCTGTGATTACTTTCGGTAAGATAAAAGGCGGAACCACCCGTAATGTTATTGCCGACCGGGTTCAGTTAAGCGGTACCATCCGCACCCTTGATCCGGCGAATACCCGGCATGTTCCCCGTCTGCTGAAGCGAACTGTGTCGGGAATCTGCCGGGCCAGGGGAGCGCGTTTCCAGCTTGATTTCCTGACCGGGTACCCGGTTCTTGCCAATCATGCTTTGGTTAACCATATTCTGGAAAAAACTTATATTAAACTGCGTGGTAAGAAATATATCGAATTGACCCCGCCCACCATGGGTGGCGAGGATTTCTCCTTTTATCTTGAGAAAGTTCCCGGAGCCATGTTCCGGCTGGGCATTAAGAATAAAAAAATCGGAGCCGATAAACCCTGGCATTCCCCCGAATTTGTCGCCGATGAAAAAAGCATTTTTCACGGAACCGCGCTTTTAGCGCTGGCTGTCCTGGAGTATTTTAAGGGTACCTGA
- a CDS encoding endonuclease V — protein sequence MKFQPLHEWPSTPGEAVKIQQQFKSSIILENVLDKIETIAAVDTAYNVVNNRLYAAVVTLKYPDLNDVERAVAEMEAQFPYIPALLAFREGPVILKAISRLKRKPDVIIYAGHGIAHPRSFGMASHIGLFTDIPSIGCARKVLVGEHRMPGRVKGSCSPLSFQDSTVGFVYRTKGEVKPMIISPGHKCDLKNALEIVVNCLSDFRMPEPLRQAHLFASKFKQSSAKKFHQGGVVSN from the coding sequence GTGAAGTTTCAACCGTTGCATGAGTGGCCATCAACCCCCGGCGAGGCCGTAAAAATCCAGCAGCAGTTCAAATCCTCAATTATTCTTGAAAACGTTCTTGATAAGATCGAGACCATCGCCGCAGTTGATACAGCCTACAATGTCGTTAATAATCGCCTTTATGCCGCGGTTGTGACACTTAAATACCCGGATTTGAATGATGTTGAGCGGGCGGTAGCGGAAATGGAAGCGCAATTTCCATATATCCCGGCCCTGCTGGCCTTCCGTGAAGGTCCCGTAATTCTTAAGGCGATTTCACGTCTCAAACGAAAACCCGATGTTATCATTTATGCCGGACATGGTATTGCCCATCCCCGTTCCTTTGGCATGGCTTCCCATATTGGATTATTTACCGACATCCCCTCCATCGGATGCGCCAGAAAAGTTCTTGTTGGTGAACATCGGATGCCCGGACGAGTCAAGGGCAGTTGTTCGCCTCTTTCTTTCCAGGATTCGACAGTCGGATTTGTTTATCGCACCAAGGGTGAGGTCAAGCCGATGATTATCTCACCGGGTCATAAATGTGACCTGAAAAACGCCCTGGAGATTGTGGTCAATTGTCTGTCCGATTTCCGGATGCCCGAACCCCTGCGCCAGGCCCACCTGTTTGCCAGCAAATTCAAGCAATCCTCAGCAAAGAAATTCCACCAGGGCGGCGTAGTATCCAATTAA
- a CDS encoding OmpA family protein — translation MKTGGIFLTIIILLVPISVTGQSRYAIGLGGGLATLNGGSRPWQALDPNYVIKLDAGLANRWRLGIDFSYFKIYSDSTARSEFQFGSDAENRVRAWKGYDLAFIFYRRIYPSRGSFGLSGGLGLGLSFWEMVDPVSGELLKTEGERGEQINFSANEVFVASRIGLEYDFKSRLKFGLDVNINYLTGGGREFSQTVKDGLGHWNLKSGIYIAYQFGGSIDQRKPEPTAQYLAPRWEEETERPIPTEIGPTRMIDPNMDSDQDGIPDTDDICLGTPAAALGMIDTRGCPVDTDCDGIPDFLDKCRHNPVGAKIDANGCPVDSDNDGVFDGLDDCPQSQPGLPVNKSGCLDLTIFEKPMILNIKYYSGSFEFDRETKVILDDVVKMLLRAPDIKVEINGYTDNIGTDEANRQLSQKRANRVRDYLVEQGIDTKRLIANGKGETNSITSNDTREGRQKNRRVELVFFR, via the coding sequence ATGAAAACCGGTGGCATTTTTCTGACTATCATTATTTTGCTGGTACCGATTTCGGTCACCGGGCAAAGCCGCTATGCTATCGGGCTTGGCGGGGGACTGGCAACTCTCAATGGAGGTTCCCGTCCCTGGCAGGCTCTTGATCCCAACTATGTCATCAAACTCGACGCCGGTCTCGCCAACCGCTGGAGGCTGGGAATAGATTTTTCCTATTTTAAAATTTACAGTGATTCAACCGCTCGATCCGAATTCCAGTTTGGATCCGATGCCGAGAATCGGGTTCGGGCCTGGAAAGGATATGATCTGGCTTTTATATTTTATCGCAGGATTTACCCATCGAGAGGGTCTTTCGGGCTTAGCGGCGGACTGGGACTGGGGTTATCTTTCTGGGAAATGGTTGATCCTGTATCGGGAGAATTACTTAAGACCGAGGGTGAGCGGGGTGAACAAATCAATTTCTCGGCCAATGAGGTTTTCGTGGCGTCCAGGATTGGTTTGGAATATGATTTTAAAAGCCGGCTGAAATTCGGTCTGGATGTGAATATTAACTACCTGACCGGGGGCGGTCGGGAATTTTCTCAAACGGTCAAAGACGGACTGGGTCACTGGAATTTGAAATCGGGAATATATATTGCCTATCAATTCGGAGGTTCGATCGATCAACGCAAACCGGAACCGACAGCGCAATATCTTGCACCGCGCTGGGAAGAAGAAACCGAACGGCCGATTCCGACTGAAATCGGACCGACCAGAATGATCGATCCCAATATGGATTCCGATCAGGACGGGATTCCCGATACCGATGATATTTGCCTCGGGACACCGGCGGCGGCACTGGGCATGATTGACACCCGGGGATGCCCGGTCGATACCGATTGCGATGGGATACCTGATTTCCTAGATAAATGCCGCCATAACCCCGTCGGGGCGAAAATCGATGCCAATGGTTGTCCCGTAGACAGCGACAATGACGGCGTTTTTGATGGTCTGGATGATTGTCCCCAATCTCAACCGGGTTTACCGGTGAATAAATCCGGATGTCTCGATCTTACGATTTTCGAAAAACCTATGATTTTGAATATCAAGTATTATTCCGGCTCTTTTGAATTCGATCGCGAAACCAAAGTCATCCTGGATGATGTGGTCAAGATGCTTTTAAGAGCTCCCGATATTAAGGTCGAAATAAACGGTTATACCGACAATATCGGCACGGATGAGGCCAATCGCCAGCTTTCTCAGAAGCGGGCCAACCGGGTCAGAGATTACCTGGTGGAGCAGGGTATTGATACAAAACGCCTTATTGCGAATGGCAAGGGTGAAACAAACTCTATTACATCGAATGATACCCGTGAAGGCCGGCAGAAAAACAGACGGGTCGAATTAGTATTTTTTAGATAA